From the genome of Mycteria americana isolate JAX WOST 10 ecotype Jacksonville Zoo and Gardens chromosome 12, USCA_MyAme_1.0, whole genome shotgun sequence, one region includes:
- the NAA60 gene encoding N-alpha-acetyltransferase 60, whose translation MTEEVPPTALTDVNLRLLCHDDIDTVKQLCGDWFPIEYPDSWYRDITSNKKFFSLAATYRGSIVGMIVAEIKSRTKVHKEDGDILASNFPVDTQVAYILSLGVVKEFRKHGIGSLLLESLKDHISTTAQDHCKAIYLHVLTTNNTAINFYENRDFKQHHYLPYYYSIRGVLKDGFTYVLYINGGHPPWTILYPLQHIGSTLASLSPCSIPQRIYRQAQSLLCSLLPWSGISAKSGIEYSRTM comes from the exons ATGACAGAGGAGGTGCCCCCGACTGCACTTACGGACGTAAACCTGCGTCTTCTCTGCCACGATGACATAGACACAGTGAAACAGCTCTGTGGCGACTGGTTCCCAATAGA gtaCCCTGACTCATGGTACCGAGATATCACTTCCAACAAGAAGTTCTTTTCCCTCGCAGCCACATATAGAGGCTCCATCGTGGGAATGATAGTGGCAGAGATCAAGAGCAGAACAAAGGTGCACAAAGAG GATGGAGACATCCTAGCTTCCAATTTTCCTGTGGACACTCAAGTTGCTTACATCCTAAGTCTTGGAGTGGTGAAGGAGTTCAGAAAACATGGAATAG GTTCGCTTTTGCTCGAAAGTTTAAAAGACCATATATCAACGACTGCCCAAGATCACTGCAAAGCCATCTACCTGCATGTCCTCACCACTAACAACACAGCAATAAACTTCTATGAAAACAGGGACTTTAAACAGCACCACTATCTTCCCTATTATTATTCCATCAGAGGGGTCCTCAAAGATGGCTTTACCTACGTCCTGTACATCAATGGTGGACATCCCCCCTGGACAATCTTATATCCTTTAC AGCACATTGGATCAACGCTAGCCAGCCTGAGCCCGTGTTCAATTCCCCAGAGGATATATCGACAAGCCCAGAGCCTTCTCTGCAGCCTTCTGCCCTGGTCTGGAATTTCTGCCAAGAGCGGCATCGAATATAGCCGGACGATGTGA
- the NUDT16L1 gene encoding tudor-interacting repair regulator protein isoform X1 translates to MAAMGAMAAMGALPAAGALPPLPTLGVPGVPELKPLTRYEAMRLGPGWSHSCHAMLYAPNPGMLFGRIPLRYAVLMQMRFDGLLGFPGGFVDRRYWSLEDEGPHRVVAHFYARQLTLEELHTIEISAVHSRDHGLEVMGMVRVPLYTQKDRMGGLPNFLGNSFVGTAKFQLLFALKILNMVPEEKLAEAVAATQKPKKPAIDQAAGATGNAPAAKPANELAAPAKTGNELADRAENQAAVQAAAEAAEQPAAGLESGAVAEQLAAAPVAEAAEQPVGLGADAVAQQPVAEPME, encoded by the exons aTGGCGGCCATGGGGGCGATGGCGGCCATgggggcgctgccggcggccggggcgctgccgccgctgccgacGCTGGGGGTGCCGGGCGTGCCCGAGCTGAAGCCGCTGACGCGGTACGAGGCGATGCGGCTGGGCCCGGGCTGGAGCCACTCGTGCCACGCCATGCTGTACGCGCCCAACCCGGGCATGCTCTTCGGCCGCATCCCGCTGCGCTACGCCGTGCTG ATGCAGATGCGATTTGACGGACTGCTGGGCTTTCCCGGGGGGTTCGTGGATCGCCGTTACTGGTCCCTGGAGGACG AGGGGCCACATCGCGTGGTGGCACACTTCTACGCCAGGCAGCTGACCCTGGAGGAGCTGCATACCATCGAGATCAGCGCGGTGCATTCCCGAGACCACGGGCTGGAG GTGATGGGCATGGTCCGTGTCCCCCTCTACACCCAGAAGGACCGCATGGGCGGGCTGCCCAACTTCCTGGGCAACTCCTTTGTTGGAACCGCCAAATTCCAGCTGCTCTTTGCCCTGAAGATCTTGAACATGGTGCCGGAGGAGAAGCTGGCCGAGGCGGTGGCTGCCACGCAGAAGCCGAAGAAGCCGGCCATCGACCAGGCCGCAGGGGCGACGGGAAACGCGCCTGCCGCTAAGCCGGCGAACGAGCTGGCGGCGCCCGCTAAAACGGGCAACGAATTGGCAGATAGGGCAGAGAACCAGGccgctgtgcaggcagcagccgaGGCGGCGGAGCAGCCGGCGGCTGGGCTGGAGAGCGGGGCCGTGGCGGAGCAGCTGGCGGCTGCGCCGGTGGCCGAGGCGGCGGAGCagccggtggggctgggggcagacgCCGTGGCGCAGCAGCCGGTGGCTGAGCCGATGGAGTGA
- the NUDT16L1 gene encoding tudor-interacting repair regulator protein isoform X2 codes for MAAMGAMAAMGALPAAGALPPLPTLGVPGVPELKPLTRYEAMRLGPGWSHSCHAMLYAPNPGMLFGRIPLRYAVLVMGMVRVPLYTQKDRMGGLPNFLGNSFVGTAKFQLLFALKILNMVPEEKLAEAVAATQKPKKPAIDQAAGATGNAPAAKPANELAAPAKTGNELADRAENQAAVQAAAEAAEQPAAGLESGAVAEQLAAAPVAEAAEQPVGLGADAVAQQPVAEPME; via the exons aTGGCGGCCATGGGGGCGATGGCGGCCATgggggcgctgccggcggccggggcgctgccgccgctgccgacGCTGGGGGTGCCGGGCGTGCCCGAGCTGAAGCCGCTGACGCGGTACGAGGCGATGCGGCTGGGCCCGGGCTGGAGCCACTCGTGCCACGCCATGCTGTACGCGCCCAACCCGGGCATGCTCTTCGGCCGCATCCCGCTGCGCTACGCCGTGCTG GTGATGGGCATGGTCCGTGTCCCCCTCTACACCCAGAAGGACCGCATGGGCGGGCTGCCCAACTTCCTGGGCAACTCCTTTGTTGGAACCGCCAAATTCCAGCTGCTCTTTGCCCTGAAGATCTTGAACATGGTGCCGGAGGAGAAGCTGGCCGAGGCGGTGGCTGCCACGCAGAAGCCGAAGAAGCCGGCCATCGACCAGGCCGCAGGGGCGACGGGAAACGCGCCTGCCGCTAAGCCGGCGAACGAGCTGGCGGCGCCCGCTAAAACGGGCAACGAATTGGCAGATAGGGCAGAGAACCAGGccgctgtgcaggcagcagccgaGGCGGCGGAGCAGCCGGCGGCTGGGCTGGAGAGCGGGGCCGTGGCGGAGCAGCTGGCGGCTGCGCCGGTGGCCGAGGCGGCGGAGCagccggtggggctgggggcagacgCCGTGGCGCAGCAGCCGGTGGCTGAGCCGATGGAGTGA
- the NUDT16L1 gene encoding tudor-interacting repair regulator protein isoform X3, producing the protein MAAMGAMAAMGALPAAGALPPLPTLGVPGVPELKPLTRYEAMRLGPGWSHSCHAMLYAPNPGMLFGRIPLRYAVLMQMRFDGLLGFPGGFVDRRYWSLEDGLNRVLGLGLGCVRLTEADYLCSHLTEGPHRVVAHFYARQLTLEELHTIEISAVHSRDHGLEVMGMVRVPLYTQKDRMGGLPNFLGNSFVGTAKFQLLFALKILNMVPEEKLAEAVAATQKPKKPAIDQAAGATGNAPAAKPANELAAPAKTGNELADRAENQAAVQAAAEAAEQPAAGLESGAVAEQLAAAPVAEAAEQPVGLGADAVAQQPVAEPME; encoded by the exons aTGGCGGCCATGGGGGCGATGGCGGCCATgggggcgctgccggcggccggggcgctgccgccgctgccgacGCTGGGGGTGCCGGGCGTGCCCGAGCTGAAGCCGCTGACGCGGTACGAGGCGATGCGGCTGGGCCCGGGCTGGAGCCACTCGTGCCACGCCATGCTGTACGCGCCCAACCCGGGCATGCTCTTCGGCCGCATCCCGCTGCGCTACGCCGTGCTG ATGCAGATGCGATTTGACGGACTGCTGGGCTTTCCCGGGGGGTTCGTGGATCGCCGTTACTGGTCCCTGGAGGACGGTCTGAATCGGGTGCTGGGCTTGGGTTTGGGCTGTGTGCGCCTGACGGAAGCTGACTATCTGTGCTCGCATCTGACAGAGGGGCCACATCGCGTGGTGGCACACTTCTACGCCAGGCAGCTGACCCTGGAGGAGCTGCATACCATCGAGATCAGCGCGGTGCATTCCCGAGACCACGGGCTGGAG GTGATGGGCATGGTCCGTGTCCCCCTCTACACCCAGAAGGACCGCATGGGCGGGCTGCCCAACTTCCTGGGCAACTCCTTTGTTGGAACCGCCAAATTCCAGCTGCTCTTTGCCCTGAAGATCTTGAACATGGTGCCGGAGGAGAAGCTGGCCGAGGCGGTGGCTGCCACGCAGAAGCCGAAGAAGCCGGCCATCGACCAGGCCGCAGGGGCGACGGGAAACGCGCCTGCCGCTAAGCCGGCGAACGAGCTGGCGGCGCCCGCTAAAACGGGCAACGAATTGGCAGATAGGGCAGAGAACCAGGccgctgtgcaggcagcagccgaGGCGGCGGAGCAGCCGGCGGCTGGGCTGGAGAGCGGGGCCGTGGCGGAGCAGCTGGCGGCTGCGCCGGTGGCCGAGGCGGCGGAGCagccggtggggctgggggcagacgCCGTGGCGCAGCAGCCGGTGGCTGAGCCGATGGAGTGA